A window of the Podospora bellae-mahoneyi strain CBS 112042 chromosome 6, whole genome shotgun sequence genome harbors these coding sequences:
- a CDS encoding hypothetical protein (EggNog:ENOG503P5AE; COG:S) produces MKKQHQNVTMPSTAQTPLPSNQPQPQIRRLPTLQPKADLERDRDRDRERQLQEGPPPRGGSGPGDGNTMSSSTPSASSSSASGGVVEKPYHAKRPHRKSRTGCRNCKSRKVKCDEAKPSCRACTARNDRCVYPVIIPTATAAAGARNRGAANSSSSAVVATTLARRRALAPVQEPEFIPMERDELEMRLLWIYTNNTYTSYSSGPFRHRMVDHVLRAGVIQHAFAHPFLMNTCLAMAAQHINRAGGRPDMHIPPSKELAYRVKALESFRKAVEKAEASTYPALIACAYLLTGLSTYMFRNNNESPTSLVILDWMTIWRGIGAIIDVTKLPTLAQSGLLPIIFRPDIDMKTSISHCPAYLLDLANTQDPLDTPFLEGYRECLHVLGSVYKELRRSGHNSHMFIWRVMTFFTFLGREFVTSAHHRRPPALTMIAHYLAFTTIISDRVWWLQDMAPHQIPRIFNIIAGMGPPHTALDRTLPLEIPIRCLDPMTNDERSRLVLQDPDWVHPPDHTGEMPVTYDSVEREYLNTKMLRGQSRSPSVSSPPPLSAAGSSEPPSPPAQRKEVMALSTKDELIIPPEDGQEKGVQYKHLEGAYYAVDGVRVTDTEFYRAMGLERGGGMITEM; encoded by the coding sequence ATGAAAAAGCAACATCAAAACGTGACGATGCCCTCCACGGCGCAGACACCACTTCCAagcaaccaaccccaacctcagaTTCGCCGTctccccaccctccaacCAAAGGCCGATCTGGAGCGTGACCGTGACCGTGACCGTGAACGACAACTCCAGGAGGGCCCGCCGCCGAGAGGGGGTAGTGGACCCGGCGACGGAAACACCATGAGCTCGTCGACGCCATCAGCTTCATCGTCTTCAGCAtccggtggtgttgtcgagaAACCCTACCACGCAAAACGCCCGCACAGAAAGAGCAGGACCGGCTGTCGGAACTGCAAATCCAGAAAAGTCAAATGTGACGAAGCAAAGCCGTCATGTCGTGCCTGTACCGCCAGGAACGATCGATGCGTGTACCCAGTCATCAtaccaacagcaaccgccGCGGCGGGAGCTCGCAATCGCGGGGCAGCtaacagcagcagctcagcTGTTGTTGCGACGACTCTCGCTCGCCGACGAGCTCTGGCTCCGGTTCAGGAGCCCGAGTTCATCCCCATGGAGCGCGATGAACTCGAGATGAGGCTCCTCTGGATctacaccaacaacacttaCACGTCCTACTCCTCTGGGCCTTTCCGGCACCGCATGGTTGACCACGTCCTCAGGGCCGGCGTGATCCAGCACGCGTTCGCCCACCCGTTCCTGATGAACACCTGCCTTGCCATGGCAGCTCAACACATTAACCGGGCGGGCGGCCGTCCCGACATGCATATCCCACCTTCCAAGGAGCTCGCCTACCGGGTCAAGGCCCTGGAGAGCTTCAGAAAAGCAGTCGAAAAGGCCGAAGCGTCGACCTACCCGGCCCTCATCGCCTGCGCATACCTCCTCACCGGTCTGTCAACATACATGTtccgcaacaacaacgagaGTCCAACCTCCCTCGTGATCCTCGATTGGATGACAATCTGGCGAGGCATCGGCGCCATCATCGACGTCACCAAACTGCCCACCCTAGCCCAGTCCGGTCTCCTCCCAATCATCTTCCGCCCCGACATCGACATGAAAACTTCCATCAGCCACTGCCCCGCCTACCTCCTCGATCTAGCCAACACCCAAGACCCCCTCGACACCCCCTTTCTAGAAGGCTACCGAGAATGCCTCCATGTCCTCGGATCAGTCTATAAAGAACTCCGACGCTCCGGTCACAACAGCCACATGTTCATCTGGCGCGTCAtgaccttcttcacctttcTCGGCCGAGAATTCGTCACTtcagcccaccaccgccgccccccaGCCCTGACCATGATCGCGCACTACCTCGCCTTCACAACCATCATCTCAGACAGAGTCTGGTGGCTGCAGGACATGGCCCCCCACCAAATCCCCCGCATCTTCAACATTATCGCCGGCATGGGACCCCCCCACACCGCTCTGGATCGAACCCTCCCCTTGGAGATCCCAATCCGCTGTCTGGACCCCATGACCAACGACGAAAGATCTAGACTTGTACTTCAAGACCCGGACTGGGTCCATCCTCCCGATCATACTGGGGAAATGCCTGTTACTTACGACAGCGTGGAAAGGGAGTACCTCAATACCAAAATGTTGCGAGGACAGTCGAGGTCTCCGTCTgtttcttcccctcctccgctgaGTGCGGCGGGGTCGTCGGAACCGCCTAGCCCGCCGGCtcagaggaaggaggtgatggcgtTGTCTACAAAGGATGAGCTGATTATCCCGCCGGAGGATGggcaggagaagggggtgcAGTATAAGCATTTGGAGGGGGCGTATTATGCTGTTgatggggtgagggtgacGGATACAGAGTTTTATAGGgcgatggggttggagaggggtggggggatgatTACAGAGATGTga
- the KGD1 gene encoding 2-oxoglutarate dehydrogenase E1 component (BUSCO:EOG09260AZA; EggNog:ENOG503NV83; COG:C), translating into MLRTSFRALQGAASTSSRCFSTATVTARASLKLSVSRRPLAVAAQKRFDSALHNPPDAADNFLSGNTANYIDEMYLQWKKDPQSVHISWQVYFKNMESGDMPISRAFTPPPSLVPSSNQTVVNLAAGAGVGIGEGTDVTNHLKVQLLVRAYQARGHHKAKIDPLGIRNANKSGFGNIRPKELELDYYQFTEKDLDTEYTLGPGILPRFKRDGREKMTLREIVAACEQIYCGSYGVEFIHIPDREKCDWLRERLEVPQPFKYSIDEKRRILDRLIWSSSFEAFLATKYPNDKRFGLEGCETLVPGMKALIDRSVDYGVKDIVIGMPHRGRLNVLSNVVRKPNESIFSEFAGTAGGEDEGSGDVKYHLGMNFERPTPSGKRVQLSLVANPSHLEAEDPVVLGKVRAIQHYNNDEVEHKSAMAVLLHGDAAVAGQGVVYECLGFHQLPAFSTGGTIHLVVNNQIGFTTDPRFSRSTAYCTDIAKAIDAPVFHVNADDVESVNFVCQLAADWRAEFKQDVVIDLVCYRKHGHNETDQPSFTQPLMYKRIQEKNPQIEIYVDQLLKEGTFTKEDVEEHKQWVWGMLEESFAKSKDYQPTSKEWTTSAWNNFKSPKELATEVLPHNPTGVDRQTLEHIGTVIGTAPEGFNVHRNLKRILANRTKSVIEGKNIDWSTAEALAFGTLVTEGKHVRISGQDVERGTFSQRHAVFHDQETEDIFTPLQHVGKDQGKFVISNSSLSEYGALGFEYGYSLTDPNGFVMWEAQFGDFANNAQVVFDQFIASGETKWMQRTGLVVSLPHGYDGQGPEHSSGRLERFLQLCNEDPRLYPSAEKLDRQHQDCNMQVAYMTTPANLFHILRRQMNRQFRKPLILFFSKALLRHPLARSNIEEFIGETQFQWIIPDPAHQSGEIKAPEEIDRVILCSGQVYAGLHKYRADNKIDNVAITRIEQLHPFPWEQLRENLDQYPNAKTIVWAQEEPLNAGAWSYTQPRIETLLNSTQHHDRKHVMYAGRNPSASVATGLKSSHTKEEQDLLESAFTVTQDKLKGE; encoded by the exons ATGTTGCGCACCTCATTCCGCGCGCTCCAGGGCGCTGCGTCGACCTCTTCGCGATGCTTCTCGACCGCCACAGTAACCGCCCGTGCCAGCCTCAAGCTCTCCGTGAGCCGTCGTCCTCTGGCTGTCGCCGCCCAAAAGCGCTTCGACAGCGCCCTCCATAACCCTCCCGATGCCGCCGACAACTTCCTGTCCGGTAACACGGCCAACTACATCGATGAGATGTACCtgcagtggaagaaggatCCCCAGAGCGTCCACATCTCATGGCAGGTCTACTTCAAGAACATGGAGAGCGGTGACATGCCCATCTCCAGGGCCTTcacacctcccccgtccctCGTGCCGAGCAGCAACCAGACTGTTGTCAACTTGgccgccggtgccggtgtcGGCATCGGTGAGGGCACCGATGTCACCAACCATCTCAAGGTCCAGCTCCTTGTGCGCGCCTACCAGGCTCGTGGCCACCacaaggccaagatcgaTCCCCTGGGCATCCGTAACGCCAATAAGTCTGGTTTCGGCAACATCAGACCCAAGGAACTCGAGCTCGACTACTACCAATTCACTGAGAAGGACCTGGATACCGAATACACTCTTGGCCCCGGTATCTTGCCCCGCTTCAAGCGGGATGGCCGCGAGAAGATGACCCTCCGTGAGATTGTGGCTGCTTGCGAGCAGATCTACTGCGGTTCCTACGGTGTCGAGTTCATCCACATTCCCGACAGAGAAAAGTGCGACTGGCTCCGCGAGCGCCTCGAGGTTCCCCAGCCCTTCAAGTACTCCATCGACGAGAAGCGCCGCATCCTCGACCGTCTCATCTGGTCCTCCAGCTTCGAGGCCTTCCTGGCCACCAAGTACCCCAACGACAAGAGATTCGGTCTGGAGGGTTGCGAGACCCTTGTTCCCGGCATGAAGGCCCTGATTGACCGCAGCGTCGATTATGGCGTCAAGGACATTGTCATTGGTATGCCCCATCGTGGTCGTCTCAACGTTCTCTCCAACGTCGTCCGCAAGCCCAACGAGTCCATCTTCAGCGAATTCGCCGGCActgccggtggtgaggacgagGGTTCCGGTGACGTCAAGTACCATTTGGGCATGAACTTTGAGCGTCCCACTCCTTCCGGAAAGCGTGTGCAACTGTCTCTGGttgccaacccctcccattTGGAGGCTGAGGACCCCGTTGTCCTTGGCAAGGTTCGTGCCATCCAGCACTATAACAACGATGAGGTCGAGCACAAGAGCGCCATGGCCGTCCTCCTTCacggtgatgctgctgttgccggCCAGGGTGTCGTTTACGAGTGCTTGGGCTTCCACCAGCTTCCCGCTTTCTCGACCGGCGGTACCATCCACCTGGTGGTCAACAACCAGATTGGTTTCACCACCGATCCCCGCTTCTCTCGTTCGACCGCTTACTGCACTGATATCGCCAAGGCCATCGACGCCCCTGTCTTTCACGTCAACGCCGATGACGTCGAGTCTGTCAACTTCGTCTGCCAGCTCGCTGCCGACTGGCGTGCTGAGTTCAAGCAGGACGTCGTTATCGATCTCGTCTGCTACCGCAAGCACGGCCACAACGAGACCGACCAGCCGTCCTTCACCCAGCCCCTGATGTACAAACGTATCCAGGAGAAGAACCCCCAGATCGAGATCTACGTTGACCAGCTCCTGAAGGAGGGCACTTTCACCAAGGAGGATGTAGAGGAGCACAAGCAGTGGGTGTGGGGCATGTTGGAGGAGAGCTTCGCCAAGTCCAAGGACTACCAGCCTACCTCCAAGGAGTGGACCACCAGTGCCTGGAACAACTTCAAGTCTCCCAAGGAGCTTGCCACTGAGGTCCTTCCTCACAACCCCACTGGTGTTGACCGTCAGACTCTGGAGCACATTGGTACCGTCATCGGCACTGCCCCTGAGGGCTTCAACGTCCACCGCAACCTGAAGCGTATCCTTGCCAACCGCACCAAGTCGGTCATCGAGGGTAAGAACATCGACTGGTCTACTGCTGAGGCTTTGGCTTTCGGTACTCTTGTCACGGAGGGCAAGCACGTCCGCATTTCTGGCCAGGATGTTGAGCGTGGCACCTTCTCCCAGCGTCATGCCGTCTTCCATGACCAGGAGACTGAGGACATCTTCACCCCTCTCCAGCACGTCGGCAAGGACCAGGGCAAGTTTGtcatctccaactcctctcTGAGCGAGTACGGTGCTCTTGGCTTTGAGTACGGTTACTCTCTCACCGACCCTAACGGTTTCGTCATGTGGGAGGCGCAGTTCGGTGATTTCGCCAACAACGCCCAGGTCGTCTTTGATCAGTTCATCGCCTCTGGTGAGACCAAGTGGATGCAGCGTACCGGCCTTGTCGTGTCCCTGCCCCACGGTTACGATGGTCAGGGTCCTGAGCACTCTTCCGGCCGTCTCGAGCGTTTCCTCCAGCTCTGCAACGAGGATCCTCGCCTCTACCCctcggccgagaagctcgaccGCCAGCACCAGGACTGCAACATGCAGGTTGCCTACATGACCACCCCCGCCAACTTGTTCCACATTCTCCGTCGCCAGATGAACCGGCAATTCCGGAAGC CCCTCATCCTATTCTTCTCCAAGGCTCTCCTCCGTCATCCTCTCGCCCGCTCCAACATTGAGGAGTTCATTGGCGAGACCCAATTCCAGTGGATCATCCCCGACCCAGCCCACCAGTCTGGTGAGATCAAGGCTCCCGAGGAGATTGACCGCGTCATCCTCTGCTCTGGCCAGGTCTATGCCGGTCTTCACAAGTACCGCGCCGACAACAAGATCGACAACGTTGCCATCACCCGCATCGAGCAgctccaccccttcccctggGAGCAGCTCCGCGAGAACCTCGACCAGTACCCTAACGCCAAGACCATCGTCTGGGCGCAGGAGGAGCCTCTCAACGCTGGTGCTTGGAGCTACACTCAGCCTCGCATCGAGACTCTGCTCAACAGCACGCAGCACCATGACCGCAAGCACGTGATGTACGCCGGCCGCAACCCCAGCGCGTCGGTGGCCACCGGTCTCAAGTCGTCGCAcaccaaggaggagcaggatcTTTTGGAGAGCGCTTTTACCGTGACTCAGGACAAGCTCAAGGGGGAGTAA
- the TFB1 gene encoding RNA polymerase II transcription factor B subunit 1 (BUSCO:EOG0926315C; EggNog:ENOG503NXQD; COG:K), with protein MELPQGRATYKKKDGVLTLTEDKKFLIWSPLPANGPPTVSLALERILNLQQTPDTAPKVILKVIEKPKSTEEGQAGAAFLFQFTSPTDARAEANAIKALLSQILSELRGNDPSVPKPIGTPQADANGAGASAAMSFASTVNSKGPTVRWFDDNALKADLELQRSLLNKDDDLAQTYAQALSLKPPSISDAAFDAQFWSTRIGLLRAHAIEVNQKKGAYNVLSTIKPRTEDGEVKLSLNPEQIQTILHQHPLVRRIYNENVPKVSVATFWSKFFLSKLCKKLRGERVTDIDNTEPLFDKYLNAPNDMGFTSKINAAQQLPHIIDINANEENQGGFKSGNRKDVEMRPRANVPIIRTLNSISEKIMADVAPSDLDPSAGPNGIPDDTRTIEELTLRDLRGETPSSRIILNLKEQSALFPTNTQTAQPNSTNATDQALFAQQDPTGVLFEVQADLDMVDEDPSGGLDLRKGIGVNDDSDDEANADPTTPHVTATPHIGSHNARLAAKNQILSSLKKRQAENTSLSSSGITTSSGTTLPAEPLTIPASISHQCYLTNASTVEFLRQFYNTFSDKNANQQELRYYVDALGKSRERIEALAEEAEKLRREREQQVIDEAFARFKKTGVKGKRPKIRGGREDVLGLFEQTLVGLKIAERVWEQSGRGR; from the coding sequence ATGGAGCTCCCTCAGGGAAGGGCGACCtacaagaaaaaagatgGCGTCCTCACCTTGACAGAAGACAAGAAATTCCTGATCTGGTCGCCGTTGCCTGCGAATGGCCCGCCTACGGTATCTCTGGCTTTGGAAAGGATCTTGAACTTGCAGCAGACGCCAGACACGGCGCCCAAGGTTATTCTCAAGGTGATTGAGAAGCCCAAGAGCACAGAGGAAGGACAAGCAGGAGCGGCCTTTCTGTTCCAGTTTACATCGCCGACAGATGCCCGCGCAGAAGCCAATGCCATCAAAGCTCTGTTATCACAAATTCTATCTGAACTGCGCGGCAATGATCCCAGTGTTCCCAAGCCTATCGGCACCCCCCAGGCCGATGCCAACGGGGCTGGTGCCTCGGCGGCCATGTCGTTCGCCAGCACTGTCAACTCCAAGGGCCCAACTGTTCGCTGGTTTGACGACAATGCGTTAAAAGCAGATCTCGAGCTTCAGCGGTCTCTGTTAAACAAGGACGACGATCTGGCCCAGACGTATGCACAGGCGCTCTCATTGAAACCGCCATCAATATCAGATGCTGCTTTTGATGCTCAGTTTTGGTCCACCCGTATTGGTCTGCTTAGGGCTCATGCTATCGAAGTCAACCAGAAGAAGGGCGCCTACAATGTGCTGTCTACGATAAAACCACGAACCGAAGACGGCGAGGTCAAGCTCAGTCTGAATCCAGAACAAATTCAAaccatcctccaccaacatcCTCTAGTGAGGAGGATATACAACGAAAATGTCCCAAAGGTCTCGGTGGCCACCTTCTGGTCCAAATTCTTCCTGAGCAAGCTCTGCAAGAAACTCCGCGGCGAGCGTGTGACCGACATCGACAACACCGAGCCTCTCTTCGACAAGTATCTGAACGCTCCCAACGACATGGGCTTCACCAGCAAAATCAACGCTGCCCAGCAACTCCCACATATAATCGACATCAACGCTAACGAAGAAAACCAAGGCGGTTTCAAATCCGGCAACAGAAAAGATGTCGAGATGCGTCCCAGAGCCAACGTCCCCATCATCCGAACTCTCAACTCCATATCTGAGAAAATCATGGCCGACGTCGCCCCTTCAGACTTGGATCCCTCGGCCGGTCCAAATGGCATCCCAGATGACACCCGCACCATAGAGGAACTCACTCTCCGCGATCTCAGGGGCGaaaccccttcttctcgcATCATTCTCAACCTCAAGGAGCAGTCTGCCTTAtttcccaccaacacccaaactgcccaacccaactccaccaacgccaccgACCAGGCCTTGTTTGCCCAACAAGACCCCACGGGTGTGTTATTCGAAGTCCAAGCAGACCTCGACATGGTAGACGAGGACCCCTCAGGAGGTCTCGATCTACGAAAAGGCATAGGTGTCAACGACGACTCCGACGACGAGGCCAACGCTGACCCTACCACTCCCCACGTCACAGCCACACCTCACATCGGCTCCCACAACGCCCGGTTAGCAGCCAAAAACCAAATTTTGTCTTCACTGAAGAAACGCCAAGCAGAAAACAcctccctatcctcctcTGGCATAACCACCTCATCAGGTACTACCCTCCCTGCCGAACCACTGACAATCCCAGCCTCGATATCCCACCAATGCTACCTCACCAACGCCTCCACTGTTGAATTCCTCCGCCAATTCTACAACACCTTCTCAGACAAAAACGCCAACCAGCAAGAACTGAGGTATTACGTCGACGCCCTGGGGAAATCACGCGAAAGAATCGAGGCTCTGGCggaagaggccgagaagctaagaagggagagggaacaGCAGGTGATAGACGAGGCGTTCGCCCGGTTCAAAAAGACGGGCGTCAAGGGGAAGAGGCCCAAGATtagaggggggagggaggatgtgCTTGGCTTGTTTGAGCAGAcgttggttgggttgaagATTGCGGAGCGGGTTTGGGAAcagagtgggagggggagataG
- the CIA1 gene encoding Cytosolic iron-sulfur protein assembly protein (EggNog:ENOG503NTY0; COG:S) → MPPPPIQLLPLATFTPDLYTRAWQSTPHPSLPLLATTHDKTVTVFSLATFSKHSSLTGGHSRSIRSCAWQPSSSSQTLRLVTGSFDSTAGIWTYNPAATLEKPIGQGGEEEEREEEEWEFTLVLEGHENEVKSLSFSPSGQYLATCSRDKSIWIWEHLSGGEDGEEDEDWETVAVLSEHDGDVKTVAFAPGFKQGKRHDGRRYGSDCLASGSYDDTVRVWREDQDGEWGCVSVLEGGVGTVWGVEWEKRERENGRYQRLMTAGAEGGVKVWELKEEEGEEEEGDSRWGGVPNRMRQSLREEWEVKGVLPRVHTREIYSVGWSGESGLVATTGGDGLLVVYEEDKETKEWKVRAKVEGAHGPYEVNHVTWCRRFDKGAEGRQEEMLVTTGDDGVVRAWEVRIGE, encoded by the coding sequence atgccaccaccaccaatacaactcctccccctagCAACCTTCACTCCCGACCTCTACACCCGCGCCTGgcaatcaaccccccacccctccctccccctcctagCAACAACCCACGACAAGACCGTCACCGTGTTTTCCCTCGCGACCTTTTCAAAGCACTCGTCCCTCACGGGGGGTCACAGCCGCTCTATCCGATCCTGCGCctggcagccttcttcttcctctcaaaCCCTGCGTCTCGTAACCGGCAGTTTTGACTCCACGGCCGGGATCTGGACTTACAATCCTGCTGCCACGCTCGAAAAACCCATCGGtcaagggggggaggaggaggagagggaggaggaagaatggGAATTCACCCTCGTGCTCGAAGGCCACGAAAACGAAGTCAAGTCGTTAAGTTTTAGTCCGTCGGGACAGTATCTAGCTACTTGCAGTAGGGATAAATCGATTTGGATATGGGAGCACTTatcgggaggggaggatggagaggaggatgaggattgGGAGACGGTTGCTGTTTTAAGTGAGcatgatggggatgtgaAAACTGTGGCTTTTGCGCCGGGTTTTAAACAGGGCAAGAGGCATGATGGGAGGAGGTATGGGAGTGATTGTTTGGCTAGTGGGAGTTATGATGATACGGTTAGGGTTTGGAGGGAGGATcaggatggggagtgggggtgtgtgagtgtgctggaggggggggttgggactgtttggggggttgagtgggagaaaagggagagggaaaatGGGAGGTATCAGAGGTTGATGACTGctggggcggaggggggggttaaAGTTTGGGAactcaaggaggaggagggagaggaagaggaaggggatagtaggtggggaggggtgccGAATAGGATGAGGCAgagtttgagggaggagtgggaggttAAGGGGGTGTTGCCGAGGGTTCACACTAGGGAGATTTACTCGGTTGGTTGGAGTGGGGAGAGTGGATTGGTGGCTACGAcggggggggatgggttgttggttgtttaTGAGGAGGATAAAGAGACAAAGGAGTGGAAGGTTAGGGCGAAGGTGGAGGGTGCGCATGGGCCGTATGAGGTTAATCATGTTACTTGGTGCAGGAGGTTTGAtaagggggcggaggggaggcaggaggagatgTTGGTTACcacgggggatgatggggttgtgagggcttgggaggtgaggataGGGGAGTAg
- the MCX1 gene encoding ATP-binding protein (COG:O; EggNog:ENOG503NWNJ) codes for MLVLTRPLAPLCATPRFARLRSPAYSTSSILLASPRRSNYFNSGFTSSYDPTQDTGRGPIFSKSKFGVPQFYPRDLKKRVDDYVVGQDRAKKTICSVIFNHYQGLRRRQHHELQDQHLREKIQRQKFAQDREIFERTGYSAPVHPVEGGRRHSDRSAYAPKSWRQQTNIRHVAEDEFPGHHESVRGTHNEVLEDPFEAPSDNFYIQEDLTVPNHVKIDKSNLLLIGPTGVGKTYILETLSKKLNVPFTISDCNSFTQAGYIGQDVESCIERLLIEANYDVKAAEHGIIVLDEFDKIARKETVNGRDVGGEGVQQALLKLVEGTKVTITVKDNRSSRTQNQPPTGYGSTTPPQAPPSGKVDQYTIDTTNILFVFCGAFVGLDKTVLRRVSKPSIGFGSEIRGGRSFSSTNSLKDILPLESYRHLPHQPIFEPNFTPLDLTTPADLQAFGFIPELIGRLHNICALSPLSLEELYRILTEPRNSLVAQYTALFETYPSKLFFTRSALYAIAERAAKNETGARGLKMEMERVLAEPMYDAPTPYVLITEACVKGEEKAGYWGKDGKMEVERRIREEDERMVNGGVEVRLSAEEAREAAGLGSA; via the exons ATGTTGGTCTTGACTAGACCGCTGGCGCCTCTATGCGCAACACCGCGATTTGCCCGGCTTCGGAGCCCAGCCTATTCAACCTCgagcatcctcctcgcctccccccgCCGATCTAATTACTTCAACTCGGGCTTCACGTCAAGCTACGATCCGACACAGGACACCGGCCGCGgtcccatcttctccaagtcCAAGTTTGGCGTCCCGCAGTTCTACCCCCGAGATCTGAAAAAGAGGGTAGACGACTACGTGGTGGGCCAGGACCGGGCGAAGAAGACCATCTGCTCCGTCATCTTCAACCACTACCAAGGGCTCCGGCGGCGTCAACACCACGAGCTGCAGGATCAACATCTGAGGGAAAAGATCCAGAGACAAAAGTTTGCTCAGGACCGCGAGATCTTTGAGCGCACAGGTTACAGCGCGCCTGTACACCCTGTCGAAGGTGGGCGAAGGCACTCTGATCGTTCTGCTTATGCTCCCAAATCGTGGCGGCAGCAGACTAACATCCGCCATGTTGCTGAAGACGAATTTCCCGGTCACCACGAGTCCGTACGGGGCACCCACAATGAAGTTCTCGAAGACCCATTTGAGGCACCCTCGGACAACTTCTACATTCAGGAGGACCTGACGGTGCCGAACCATGTCAAGATTGACAAGAGTAACCTGCTCTTGATTGGTCCTACGGGCGTGGGAAAGACGTATATCTTGGA AACCCTCAGCAAAAAACTCAACgtccccttcaccatcagCGACTGCAACTCCTTCACCCAAGCAGGCTACATCGGCCAAGACGTCGAATCCTGCATCGAGCGTCTCCTCATCGAAGCCAACTACGACGTTAAGGCCGCCGAGCATGGAATCATTGTCCTCGACGAGTTTGACAAGATCGCTAGAAAAGAAACCGTCAACGGAAGAGACGTaggcggagagggtgttCAGCAAGCATTGCTGAAGCTGGTAGAAGGCACCAAGGTCACCATCACTGTCAAGGACAACCGGTCCTCCCGCACACAAAACCAGCCCCCCACCGGTTACGgatcaaccacaccaccacaagcgCCCCCATCGGGGAAAGTCGACCAGTACACCATTGACACCACCAACATTCTGTTTGTTTTCTGTGGCGCCTTTGTAGGGCTGGATAAAACCGTTCTGAGGAGGGTGTCCAAACCCTCCATCGGGTTCGGTTCAGAAATCCGAGGCGGGAGGTCATTCTCCTCGACAAACAGTCTGAAGGATATCCTTCCTCTGGAATCCTaccgccatctccctcaccaaccaatCTTTGAACCCAACTTCACCCCCCTCGACCTAACCACACCCGCGGATCTCCAAGCCTTTGGCTTTATCCCCGAGCTCATTGGCAGGTTGCACAACATCTGCGCGCTTAGTCCACTCTCTCTCGAAGAGCTCTATCGCATCTTGACTGAACCAAGAAATAGCCTCGTGGCGCAATACACGGCCCTGTTTGAAACCTACCCTAGTAAGCTGTTCTTCACCCGGTCGGCACTGTACGCCATCGCGGAAAGGGCAGCGAAGAACGAGACGGGGGCGAGAGGGctgaagatggagatggagagggtgttggcggaGCCGATGTACGATGCGCCGACGCCGTATGTGCTCATTACGGAGGCTTGcgtgaagggggaggagaaggcggggtattgggggaaggatgggaagatggaggtggagaggaggattagggaggaggacgagaggatggtgaatgggggggtggaggtgaggttgtcggctgaggaggcgagggaggcggctgggttggggagtgCATAA